In Arthrobacter citreus, a single genomic region encodes these proteins:
- a CDS encoding glucose-6-phosphate dehydrogenase, with amino-acid sequence MDSMSFVLFGATGDLAKRKIFPALYNLYIDDKMPDAFSIIGIGRKDFSHDEFQNQVKESLITFSRRSIEDQKMVQEFLDSIRYQKLDITNKEGFVELLDLVKEREMELNIPENRLFYLSVAPEFFDVIASNIKESGLGTTNGWKRLIIEKPFGRDLKTARELNEKLSKSFKEEEVYRIDHYLGKPMVQNLEALEFANPVLQALWNNQYIANVQITASETVGVEERAGYYDKSGAIRDMFQNHMLQMLMMSAMHLTNQNTASDVRAEKKKVLESLRPLLKEEVASHVVRGQYGSGELNGKKVVAYKQEPGIEFSSQNDTFVAARVLIENDFWKGIPFYIRTGKRMKEKSTRIVFEFKSPIQNLTKKNSSNNGPNLLVIEINPNERVSFYLNSKNVEGNIEPVQAEYFANKEAHPEAYELLVNDALRGDSKFFAHWNEVELSWQWVQPILEAFEENLVPLQSYKAGSFGPTAAEELLAEDGFKWWLDTDFIEKQDKDSDLKRSI; translated from the coding sequence ATGGATTCTATGTCATTTGTATTGTTCGGAGCCACTGGTGATTTAGCAAAACGAAAAATCTTCCCTGCATTATATAATTTATATATTGATGACAAGATGCCCGATGCTTTTTCAATCATCGGAATCGGGAGAAAAGATTTTTCACATGACGAATTTCAGAATCAAGTAAAAGAATCACTAATTACTTTTTCAAGACGTTCTATAGAAGACCAAAAGATGGTCCAAGAATTTCTAGATTCAATTCGTTATCAAAAATTGGATATCACGAACAAAGAAGGATTCGTTGAATTATTAGATTTAGTCAAAGAAAGAGAAATGGAATTAAACATTCCTGAAAACAGATTATTTTATTTATCAGTAGCACCTGAATTTTTTGATGTAATTGCATCAAATATTAAAGAAAGCGGACTTGGCACAACAAATGGATGGAAACGTCTAATCATTGAAAAGCCATTCGGACGTGATTTAAAAACAGCTAGAGAATTAAATGAAAAACTAAGCAAATCTTTTAAAGAAGAAGAAGTTTATAGAATTGATCATTACCTTGGTAAGCCAATGGTTCAAAATCTAGAAGCACTTGAATTTGCTAATCCGGTTTTACAAGCATTATGGAATAATCAATATATCGCAAATGTTCAAATTACTGCTAGTGAAACTGTCGGAGTAGAAGAACGAGCGGGTTATTATGATAAATCCGGAGCGATTCGAGATATGTTCCAAAATCATATGTTACAAATGTTAATGATGTCAGCTATGCATCTTACAAATCAAAATACTGCAAGTGATGTGAGAGCTGAGAAGAAAAAAGTACTTGAATCACTTCGTCCTTTATTAAAAGAAGAAGTAGCTTCTCACGTAGTCCGTGGACAGTATGGTTCTGGTGAACTTAATGGTAAAAAAGTCGTAGCTTATAAACAGGAACCAGGTATTGAGTTCTCTTCACAAAATGATACTTTTGTAGCAGCTAGAGTATTAATTGAAAATGATTTTTGGAAGGGAATACCATTCTATATCCGTACTGGTAAAAGAATGAAAGAAAAATCAACACGAATCGTTTTTGAATTTAAAAGTCCGATTCAAAACCTTACTAAAAAGAACAGTTCGAACAATGGGCCAAATTTATTAGTAATTGAAATTAACCCAAATGAAAGAGTTTCATTCTACTTAAATAGTAAAAACGTTGAAGGGAATATCGAACCTGTACAAGCTGAGTATTTTGCTAATAAGGAAGCTCATCCTGAAGCGTATGAATTATTAGTAAATGATGCGTTACGAGGAGATTCGAAATTCTTTGCTCATTGGAATGAAGTAGAATTATCATGGCAATGGGTTCAACCAATTTTAGAAGCATTTGAAGAGAATTTAGTTCCACTTCAATCTTATAAAGCTGGGTCATTTGGTCCAACAGCTGCAGAAGAATTATTAGCAGAAGATGGATTTAAATGGTGGTTAGATACAGATTTTATTGAAAAACAAGACAAAGATTCAGACCTAAAAAGGAGCATATAA